A single window of Candidatus Bathyarchaeota archaeon DNA harbors:
- a CDS encoding AbrB/MazE/SpoVT family DNA-binding domain-containing protein encodes MARYEKPDITVVSGKGQVVIPKSIRKKLGLEPKTKLLIYGYQDAVILKKLEVPDVAKELEEIYRKIDSRIAKYGELTDEEIDEVIKEYRKKKKNS; translated from the coding sequence ATGGCTCGATACGAGAAACCCGATATTACGGTGGTCAGTGGCAAGGGTCAAGTAGTGATACCTAAGAGCATAAGAAAGAAGCTTGGCCTAGAACCAAAGACGAAGCTTCTGATTTATGGCTATCAAGACGCGGTGATATTGAAGAAGTTGGAGGTACCAGATGTGGCAAAGGAGTTAGAGGAGATCTATAGGAAGATCGACTCTAGGATAGCCAAGTACGGTGAGCTGACCGACGAGGAGATAGACGAGGTGATCAAAGAGTACAGAAAGAAAAAGAAAAATTCATAA